One window from the genome of Spirosoma rhododendri encodes:
- a CDS encoding bifunctional 3,4-dihydroxy-2-butanone-4-phosphate synthase/GTP cyclohydrolase II, protein MDKNSTNIADTSDFNTNSQALKLDSIEDAIADIRAGKIVLVVDDEDRENEGDMICAAELITPEMVNFMIREARGLMCAPLTQDRCDELGLDMMVTSNTSVHTTPFTVSVDLLGNGCTTGISASDRAKTIRALVDPDTKPDDLGRPGHIFPLRAVDEGVIRRAGHTEAAVDLARLAGLAPVGVLIEVLNEDGTMARLPELRVMADRFGMKLVSIQDLIEYRLRTETLIRREIGVDMPTEWGHFDLIAYKQSNTGDTHLALVKGTWEPNEPVLVRVHSSCVTGDIFGSCRCDCGPQLHASMKMVEAAGKGVVVYMFQEGRGIGLLNKLKAYKLQEMGRDTVEANLELGLPMDARDYGIGAQILRDLGIRKLKLISNNPKKRAGLMGYGLEIVDTVPIEIPANPHNEFYLRTKRDKMGHTIMTEPVNREQ, encoded by the coding sequence ATGGACAAGAATAGTACCAACATCGCCGACACGTCGGATTTCAATACAAATTCTCAGGCCCTGAAACTCGACTCAATCGAAGACGCCATTGCCGATATCCGGGCCGGTAAAATCGTGCTCGTCGTCGACGATGAAGACCGCGAGAATGAGGGGGATATGATCTGCGCGGCCGAGCTGATTACGCCCGAAATGGTCAATTTCATGATTCGGGAAGCCCGCGGACTGATGTGCGCGCCATTAACGCAGGACCGATGCGACGAACTCGGCCTCGACATGATGGTTACCAGCAACACATCGGTACACACCACGCCATTTACGGTGTCGGTCGATCTGCTGGGTAACGGCTGCACAACGGGCATTTCGGCGTCTGACCGGGCCAAGACCATCCGGGCACTGGTTGATCCCGACACGAAACCCGACGATTTGGGTCGGCCGGGGCACATTTTTCCGCTGCGGGCTGTCGATGAGGGCGTTATCCGCCGGGCAGGGCATACCGAAGCAGCCGTCGATCTGGCGCGGCTGGCCGGGTTAGCCCCGGTGGGTGTGCTGATTGAAGTACTGAACGAGGACGGTACGATGGCGCGGCTGCCGGAGTTGCGCGTTATGGCCGACCGCTTCGGAATGAAACTCGTCAGCATCCAAGACTTGATCGAATATCGGCTGCGTACGGAAACGCTGATTCGGCGCGAAATCGGTGTCGATATGCCGACTGAATGGGGGCATTTTGACCTAATCGCTTATAAGCAAAGCAACACGGGCGATACGCATCTGGCGCTGGTCAAAGGCACGTGGGAGCCCAACGAGCCGGTACTGGTGCGCGTCCATTCGTCGTGCGTCACGGGCGACATCTTTGGCTCCTGCCGCTGCGACTGTGGCCCACAGCTTCATGCATCGATGAAGATGGTTGAAGCGGCTGGTAAAGGCGTGGTCGTTTATATGTTTCAGGAAGGGCGCGGTATCGGTCTGCTCAACAAGCTGAAAGCCTACAAGCTACAGGAAATGGGCCGCGACACGGTCGAAGCAAATCTGGAGCTGGGTCTGCCGATGGATGCCCGTGATTACGGCATTGGCGCGCAGATTCTGCGTGATCTCGGTATACGCAAGCTGAAGCTGATTTCCAACAATCCGAAAAAACGGGCGGGCCTGATGGGCTACGGACTGGAAATCGTCGATACGGTACCCATCGAGATTCCGGCAAATCCGCATAACGAGTTTTACCTCCGCACCAAGCGCGACAAGATGGGCCATACCATCATGACCGAGCCGGTCAATCGGGAGCAGTAA